From one Pseudomonas fluorescens genomic stretch:
- a CDS encoding MFS transporter yields the protein MHDPHSERMSGSETRAAGGLALVFAFRMLGMFMVLPVLATYGMDLAGATPALIGLAIGAYGLTQAFLQIPFGVISDRIGRRPVIYLGLVIFALGSVLAAQADSIWGVIAGRILQGAGAISAAVMALLSDLTREQHRTKAMAMIGMSIGLSFAVAMVVGPLLTRAFGLSGLFLATAAMAVVGIAIIAFVVPPSHGALQHRESGVAKQALLPTLRHPDLLRLDVGIFVLHAILMASFIALPLAFVERGGLPKEEHWWVYLTALLISFFAMIPFIIYGEKKRKMKRVLLGAVSVLMLTELYFWLSADNLHELVIGTVIFFTAFNLLEASLPSLVSKVSPAGGKGTAMGVYSTSQFLGAALGGILGGWLFQHGGLSTVFLGCAALCALWWVVALSMREPPYVTSLRMPLSAEAVREAGLTERLMAVPGVTDAVVVADEAAIYIKLDTQILDRTTLERLVNPASSACEA from the coding sequence ATGCACGATCCCCACAGCGAACGCATGAGTGGCAGCGAGACCCGCGCCGCAGGCGGCCTGGCCCTGGTGTTCGCCTTCCGTATGCTGGGCATGTTCATGGTCCTGCCGGTACTGGCGACCTATGGCATGGACCTGGCCGGTGCAACCCCGGCACTGATCGGCCTGGCCATTGGCGCCTACGGCCTGACCCAGGCTTTCCTGCAGATTCCGTTCGGGGTGATATCCGATCGCATCGGCCGCCGCCCGGTGATTTACCTGGGCCTGGTGATCTTTGCCCTGGGCAGCGTGCTGGCGGCCCAGGCCGACTCGATCTGGGGGGTGATTGCCGGGCGCATCCTGCAAGGCGCCGGGGCGATTTCGGCCGCGGTCATGGCCTTGCTCTCGGACCTGACCCGCGAACAACACCGCACCAAGGCCATGGCCATGATCGGCATGAGCATCGGCTTGTCGTTCGCCGTGGCCATGGTCGTCGGCCCGCTGCTGACCCGCGCCTTCGGCCTGTCCGGGCTGTTCCTGGCCACTGCGGCGATGGCCGTGGTGGGTATCGCGATCATTGCCTTTGTGGTGCCGCCATCTCACGGCGCCCTGCAGCATCGCGAATCCGGGGTCGCCAAGCAGGCGCTGCTGCCGACCTTGCGCCACCCGGACCTGCTGCGCCTGGACGTGGGCATCTTCGTCCTGCATGCCATTTTGATGGCCAGTTTCATCGCCTTGCCGCTGGCGTTCGTCGAGCGTGGCGGTCTGCCCAAGGAAGAGCACTGGTGGGTGTACCTGACCGCCTTGCTGATTTCATTCTTTGCAATGATCCCGTTCATCATCTACGGCGAAAAAAAGCGCAAGATGAAACGTGTCCTGCTGGGCGCGGTCAGTGTGTTGATGCTCACCGAGCTGTACTTCTGGTTATCGGCAGACAACTTGCACGAACTGGTGATCGGCACCGTGATATTCTTTACTGCCTTCAACCTGCTGGAGGCATCCTTGCCTTCACTGGTAAGCAAGGTGTCGCCCGCCGGCGGCAAGGGCACGGCCATGGGGGTGTACTCCACCAGCCAGTTCCTTGGTGCCGCGTTGGGAGGAATTCTCGGTGGCTGGTTGTTCCAGCACGGTGGCCTGAGCACGGTGTTCCTTGGCTGCGCAGCGTTGTGTGCCCTGTGGTGGGTCGTGGCGCTGAGCATGCGTGAACCGCCGTACGTGACCAGCCTGCGCATGCCGTTATCGGCCGAGGCGGTACGGGAAGCGGGGCTGACCGAGCGGCTGATGGCCGTCCCGGGTGTGACCGACGCAGTGGTGGTGGCCGATGAAGCCGCCATCTATATCAAACTTGATACACAAATTTTGGATCGCACGACCCTGGAACGCCTGGTAAACCCGGCTTCCTCCGCGTGCGAAGCCTAG
- a CDS encoding response regulator transcription factor has protein sequence MPNHRKPIRVMLVDCRPLVLMGLHDLINARKPRMEVSCEASTYTNALDLADQLHPNVILFSFFPDALNPLEVVAGLARSAETKVLVLKGLYEAVPFVQAIEAGARGIVLAEDPTESIIQAIIKAHHHNSGLDRAWVGGLSGYAATVHTPLKCNLERAKQARLTLRERELIRAIVGDPSAKYVSIAGRLGISEHTVHNHLSNIYQKLNLINRIDLLMYALKHGLTNNEEPPESIRVERD, from the coding sequence ATGCCTAACCACAGAAAACCGATACGTGTGATGTTGGTCGATTGTCGTCCCCTGGTTCTCATGGGGCTTCATGACTTGATCAATGCCAGGAAGCCGCGGATGGAGGTGAGCTGTGAGGCCAGCACCTATACCAATGCGCTGGATCTTGCCGATCAGTTGCATCCCAATGTCATTCTTTTCAGTTTCTTTCCGGATGCGCTGAACCCGCTGGAGGTCGTCGCGGGGTTGGCTCGCAGCGCTGAAACCAAAGTGCTGGTGCTCAAAGGCCTGTACGAAGCCGTCCCCTTTGTCCAGGCGATAGAGGCGGGCGCACGCGGCATCGTGCTGGCGGAAGACCCGACGGAATCGATTATCCAGGCCATCATCAAGGCCCATCATCACAACAGTGGGCTGGACAGGGCCTGGGTCGGTGGGCTTTCCGGATATGCCGCGACCGTGCATACCCCCTTGAAGTGCAATCTGGAGCGGGCGAAGCAGGCGCGGCTGACGCTGCGCGAGAGGGAACTGATTCGCGCCATCGTGGGGGACCCCTCCGCCAAATACGTGAGCATCGCCGGGCGCCTGGGGATCAGTGAGCACACCGTGCACAACCACCTCAGCAACATCTATCAAAAGCTCAATCTGATCAATCGCATCGATTTGCTGATGTATGCGCTGAAACACGGGCTTACCAATAACGAAGAACCACCCGAGTCTATTCGGGTGGAGCGCGATTGA
- the uvrA gene encoding excinuclease ABC subunit UvrA, translated as MDKILIRGARTHNLKNIDLTLPRDKLIVITGLSGSGKSSLAFDTLYAEGQRRYVESLSAYARQFLSMMEKPDVDTIEGLSPAISIEQKSTSHNPRSTVGTITEIYDYLRLLYARVGTPRCPDHDIPLEAQTVSQMVDLVLAQPEGSKLMLLAPVIRERKGEHLAVFEELRAQGFVRARVNGKLFELDELPKLDKQKKHTIEVVVDRFKVREDLQQRLAESFETALKLADGIALVASMDDEPFEEMIFSARFACPICGHAISELEPKLFSFNNPAGACPTCDGLGVKQFFDTKRLVNGELTLAEGAIRGWDRRNVYYFQMLGSLAAHYDFSLEIPFGELPAEQQKVILHGSGKQNVDFKYLNDRGDIVKRSHPFEGIVPNLERRYRETESATVREELAKFLSTQPCPDCRGTRLRREARHVWVGEKTLPAVTCLPIGDASGYFAGLKLTGRRGEIADKILKEICERLQFLVNVGLDYLTLDRSADTLSGGEAQRIRLASQIGAGLVGVMYILDEPSIGLHQRDNDRLLGTLNHLRDIGNTVIVVEHDEDAIRLADYVVDIGPGAGVHGGQIVAEGTPAEVMAHPDSLTGKYLSGRVKIAVPAKRTPRNKKLSLKLKGARGNNLQNVDLEIPIGLLTCVTGVSGSGKSTLINNTLFPLSATALNGASTLEAAPHDSCDGLQHLDKVVDIDQSPIGRTPRSNPATYTGLFTPIRELFSGVPESRSRGYGPGRFSFNVKGGRCEACQGDGLIKVEMHFLPDIYVPCDVCKSKRYNRETLEIKYKGKNIHEVLEMTIEEAREFFDAVPALARKLQTLMDVGLSYIKLGQSATTLSGGEAQRVKLSRELSKRDTGKTLYILDEPTTGLHFADIQQLLDVLHRLRDHGNTVVVIEHNLDVIKTADWIVDLGPEGGSKGGQIIGFGTPEEVAEMKQSYTGYYLKPLLERDRA; from the coding sequence GTGGACAAGATCCTGATTCGTGGGGCACGTACCCACAACCTGAAGAACATCGACCTGACCCTGCCCCGGGACAAGTTGATCGTCATCACCGGCCTGTCCGGTTCCGGCAAGTCGTCCCTGGCCTTCGATACCCTGTACGCCGAAGGCCAGCGCCGCTATGTCGAATCCCTGTCGGCCTACGCCCGGCAGTTCCTGTCGATGATGGAAAAACCCGACGTCGACACCATCGAAGGTTTGTCACCGGCAATTTCCATCGAGCAAAAGTCGACCTCGCACAACCCGCGTTCGACCGTCGGCACCATCACCGAAATCTACGACTACCTGCGCCTGCTCTACGCCCGCGTCGGTACCCCGCGCTGCCCGGATCACGACATTCCCCTGGAAGCGCAGACCGTCAGCCAGATGGTCGACCTGGTACTGGCCCAGCCCGAAGGCAGCAAGCTGATGCTGCTGGCGCCGGTGATTCGCGAGCGCAAGGGTGAACACCTGGCGGTGTTCGAAGAGCTGCGCGCCCAGGGCTTCGTGCGGGCACGGGTCAACGGCAAGCTGTTCGAACTCGATGAACTGCCCAAGCTCGACAAGCAGAAAAAACACACCATCGAAGTGGTGGTCGACCGCTTCAAGGTGCGTGAAGACCTGCAGCAGCGCCTGGCCGAATCGTTCGAGACCGCGCTGAAGCTGGCCGACGGCATCGCCCTGGTCGCGTCGATGGACGACGAGCCGTTCGAAGAGATGATCTTCTCCGCGCGCTTCGCCTGCCCGATCTGCGGCCATGCGATCAGCGAGCTGGAACCCAAGCTGTTCTCCTTCAACAACCCGGCTGGCGCCTGCCCGACCTGCGACGGCCTGGGGGTCAAACAGTTTTTCGACACCAAGCGCCTGGTCAATGGCGAGCTGACCCTGGCCGAAGGCGCGATTCGCGGCTGGGACCGGCGCAACGTCTATTACTTCCAGATGCTCGGCTCGCTGGCCGCACATTATGACTTCAGCCTCGAAATTCCCTTCGGCGAGCTGCCGGCCGAGCAACAGAAAGTCATCCTCCACGGCAGCGGCAAGCAGAACGTCGACTTCAAGTACCTCAATGACCGTGGCGACATCGTCAAGCGCTCGCACCCGTTCGAAGGCATCGTGCCGAACCTGGAACGCCGCTATCGTGAAACCGAATCGGCGACCGTGCGTGAAGAGCTGGCCAAGTTCCTCAGCACCCAGCCCTGCCCGGATTGCCGCGGCACCCGCCTGCGTCGTGAAGCACGGCACGTGTGGGTCGGCGAGAAAACCCTGCCGGCGGTCACCTGCCTGCCGATTGGCGATGCCAGCGGCTACTTCGCTGGCCTGAAGCTGACCGGTCGACGTGGCGAAATTGCCGACAAGATTCTCAAGGAAATCTGCGAGCGCCTGCAGTTTCTGGTCAACGTCGGCCTCGACTACCTGACCCTCGACCGCAGCGCCGATACCCTCTCCGGCGGTGAAGCCCAGCGTATCCGCCTGGCCAGCCAGATCGGCGCGGGCCTGGTCGGGGTGATGTACATCCTCGACGAACCGTCCATCGGCCTGCACCAGCGCGACAACGACCGTTTGCTCGGCACCCTCAATCACCTGCGCGACATCGGCAACACGGTGATCGTGGTCGAGCACGACGAGGACGCCATTCGCCTGGCCGACTACGTGGTCGACATCGGCCCGGGCGCCGGCGTGCATGGCGGCCAGATCGTGGCTGAAGGCACGCCCGCCGAAGTCATGGCCCACCCTGACTCACTGACCGGCAAGTACCTGTCAGGCCGGGTCAAGATTGCCGTACCGGCCAAGCGTACGCCGCGTAACAAGAAACTCTCGCTCAAGCTCAAGGGCGCGCGTGGCAACAACCTGCAAAACGTCGACCTGGAAATTCCGATCGGCCTGCTGACGTGCGTAACCGGCGTGTCCGGTTCGGGCAAATCGACGCTGATCAACAACACCCTGTTCCCGCTCAGCGCTACCGCCCTCAACGGCGCCAGTACTCTGGAAGCGGCGCCGCACGACAGTTGCGACGGCCTGCAGCACCTGGACAAGGTGGTCGACATCGACCAGAGCCCGATCGGCCGCACCCCGCGCTCGAACCCGGCGACCTACACCGGGCTGTTCACCCCCATCCGCGAACTGTTCTCCGGCGTCCCGGAATCGCGTTCGCGCGGCTACGGCCCCGGACGTTTCTCCTTCAACGTCAAGGGCGGGCGCTGCGAGGCGTGCCAGGGCGATGGCCTGATCAAGGTCGAAATGCACTTTTTGCCGGACATCTACGTGCCTTGCGATGTGTGCAAGAGCAAGCGCTACAACCGCGAAACCCTGGAGATCAAATACAAGGGCAAGAACATCCACGAGGTCCTGGAAATGACCATCGAGGAAGCCCGCGAGTTCTTCGACGCGGTCCCGGCGCTGGCGCGCAAGCTGCAGACACTGATGGATGTCGGCCTGTCCTACATCAAGCTCGGGCAGTCGGCGACCACCCTGTCGGGAGGCGAGGCACAGCGGGTCAAGCTGTCACGCGAGCTGTCCAAGCGCGACACCGGCAAGACCCTGTACATCCTCGACGAGCCGACCACCGGCCTGCACTTTGCCGATATCCAGCAACTGCTCGACGTGCTGCACCGTCTGCGCGATCACGGCAACACTGTGGTGGTGATCGAGCACAACCTGGACGTGATCAAGACCGCCGACTGGATCGTCGACCTAGGCCCCGAGGGCGGCTCCAAGGGTGGGCAGATCATCGGCTTTGGTACCCCGGAAGAAGTGGCCGAGATGAAGCAGTCGTATACCGGCTACTACCTCAAGCCGCTGCTGGAGCGCGATCGCGCCTGA
- a CDS encoding type I secretion system permease/ATPase encodes MRSTPENSLKHALKTCRDSFVSVGFFSFFINALMLVPTFYMLQVYGRVMASGSLTTLAMLTLIMTGLLITLASLEWVRSRIMIRVSTRLDVLLSRQVYKASFKRALESGGMDASAQSLNDLTGLRQFLSGNGLFAFFDAPWLPIYIAVMFAFHPWFGWVATGSALLLLLLALINEKLTGPVLAQANKEHIGATLYTTKNLRNAEVIESMGMLETLMDRWGRRQRSVLLLQSLASDRAALVSTLSRSFRLLVQSLVLGLGAYLAVDHQVGAGMVFAGAVLLGRALAPIDLIIGGWKGFIAARSQYKRLNDILDKQQAQPERLSLPAPQGHVQVENLIVAAPGSKTPIIKNISFSVPAGCVVGIIGPSASGKSTLARALMGVWAPQQGVVRLDGADISAWDKQELGPHVGYLPQDIELFEGSVAENIARFAEVDSAKVIQAARTAGVHEMILLLPDGYDTIIGSEGVMLSGGQRQRIGLARALYGNPRLIILDEPNSNLDEVGDRALAAAIQQLKQTGATLFVITHRTNIVSQLDRLMVMRAGVISLYGPRDHVLAELNAQQPPVQKPAMPAPVGASVTSVETSKGNGNDPYDAQPSN; translated from the coding sequence ATGCGAAGCACACCTGAAAACAGTTTGAAGCATGCGTTGAAAACCTGTAGAGACAGCTTTGTTTCTGTTGGATTTTTTAGTTTTTTCATTAACGCGTTAATGCTCGTCCCTACCTTCTATATGCTTCAGGTATATGGCCGAGTGATGGCGAGCGGAAGCCTGACGACCCTGGCCATGCTAACGCTGATCATGACTGGGCTGCTGATCACGCTCGCCTCTCTGGAGTGGGTTCGTTCGCGGATCATGATTCGGGTCAGTACCCGCCTGGATGTGTTGTTGAGTCGCCAGGTTTACAAGGCCAGTTTCAAGCGGGCTCTGGAAAGTGGCGGCATGGATGCTTCGGCACAGTCGCTCAACGACTTGACGGGCTTGAGGCAGTTTCTTTCCGGCAACGGTCTGTTCGCCTTTTTCGATGCGCCCTGGTTGCCGATCTATATCGCGGTGATGTTCGCGTTTCACCCCTGGTTTGGTTGGGTAGCGACGGGCAGCGCCTTGTTGTTGCTACTACTCGCATTGATCAATGAGAAGCTGACCGGACCGGTATTGGCCCAAGCCAACAAGGAGCATATCGGCGCGACGCTCTATACCACCAAGAACCTGCGCAACGCCGAAGTCATCGAGTCCATGGGCATGCTTGAAACCCTGATGGATCGGTGGGGGCGTCGGCAGAGGAGCGTGCTGTTGCTGCAGTCCCTGGCCAGTGATAGAGCTGCGCTGGTCAGCACGCTTTCCCGGTCGTTCCGGCTCCTGGTGCAATCACTGGTACTGGGACTGGGGGCCTACCTGGCGGTGGATCATCAGGTGGGCGCAGGTATGGTGTTTGCTGGCGCTGTGTTGCTGGGGCGTGCACTGGCCCCAATCGATCTGATCATCGGTGGCTGGAAAGGCTTTATTGCCGCTCGCTCGCAGTACAAGCGTCTGAACGACATCCTTGATAAACAACAAGCGCAACCCGAGCGTCTGTCTTTACCTGCGCCCCAGGGGCACGTGCAGGTCGAGAATCTGATTGTTGCGGCACCTGGCTCGAAAACGCCGATCATCAAAAATATCAGTTTCAGCGTACCTGCCGGTTGCGTGGTGGGAATCATCGGTCCAAGCGCCTCGGGCAAGTCGACACTGGCCAGAGCACTGATGGGTGTATGGGCGCCCCAGCAGGGCGTGGTCCGGCTGGATGGCGCGGACATCAGTGCCTGGGACAAACAGGAGCTTGGCCCGCATGTTGGTTATTTACCTCAGGATATTGAACTGTTCGAAGGCAGCGTCGCCGAGAACATTGCCCGTTTCGCCGAGGTCGATTCGGCGAAAGTCATTCAAGCTGCCAGGACGGCTGGCGTTCACGAAATGATTTTGCTGTTGCCTGATGGCTACGACACCATCATTGGCAGCGAGGGCGTCATGCTGTCGGGAGGGCAGCGCCAGCGCATCGGGCTGGCTCGCGCCCTGTATGGCAACCCGCGGCTGATTATTCTCGACGAGCCCAACTCCAATCTTGACGAAGTTGGTGATCGCGCCCTGGCTGCAGCCATCCAGCAGCTCAAGCAGACCGGCGCGACCCTTTTTGTAATTACTCACCGAACCAACATCGTCTCGCAACTTGACCGGCTCATGGTGATGAGGGCTGGGGTTATCAGTCTCTATGGGCCACGCGACCATGTGTTGGCCGAACTCAACGCGCAGCAACCGCCGGTACAAAAGCCCGCCATGCCCGCACCAGTAGGTGCCAGCGTGACCTCGGTCGAGACCAGCAAGGGCAATGGCAATGACCCCTACGATGCCCAACCGTCAAATTGA
- a CDS encoding HlyD family type I secretion periplasmic adaptor subunit, which produces MPNRQIESFADLPIADRKIRRLGLGIVGITFGLFGTWAAIAPLDGAAYAPGVVTVQAYRKTVQHLEGGIVKEVLAHDGDIVKRDDPLIILDDSQLRFEYEMARGQLVAASAMEARLIAERDTLPVIGFGQIADPASLRGEEARQGETQVFNARQGSRLGQIAVLRERIGQLNQQIKGLESMIAAKVGLEKSYSGEINELTDLLQQGFVDKQRLLEQERKLGMLRSEVADHRSAINRTRLQINETQLQILQVDKDFNADVAKQLAEVQTRIYDLQEKTSALEDRLNHIVIRAPDAGMVIGMTVHTIGGVVRPATPLLDIVPSVSELVIEAQVAPVDIDRIAIGKRADIRFGAFKSSTTPVIEGEVSSVSADRLTNEKTGAAYYLARVRVTEKGARTLGERKLLPGMPADVLIITGQRTLLQYLMQPARDVMSQSMIEE; this is translated from the coding sequence ATGCCCAACCGTCAAATTGAAAGCTTCGCCGACCTGCCCATAGCAGATCGAAAAATCCGCCGCCTGGGCCTTGGCATTGTCGGGATTACTTTTGGCCTGTTCGGCACCTGGGCGGCAATTGCGCCCCTCGACGGAGCCGCTTACGCGCCGGGGGTGGTCACCGTGCAGGCCTATCGCAAAACGGTCCAGCATCTTGAGGGCGGGATTGTCAAAGAGGTGCTGGCCCATGACGGTGACATCGTCAAGCGTGATGACCCGTTGATCATTCTCGATGATTCCCAGCTGCGCTTCGAGTACGAGATGGCCAGAGGCCAGCTTGTTGCGGCCAGTGCCATGGAGGCGAGGCTCATCGCCGAGCGTGACACGCTCCCGGTGATCGGTTTTGGACAGATCGCCGACCCCGCCAGCCTGCGAGGAGAGGAAGCGCGCCAGGGCGAGACTCAGGTTTTCAACGCCCGGCAGGGTTCGCGGCTGGGCCAGATAGCGGTGCTGCGTGAGCGCATTGGCCAATTGAATCAACAGATCAAGGGATTGGAGTCGATGATTGCTGCCAAGGTTGGTCTGGAGAAATCCTACAGCGGTGAAATCAATGAATTGACCGATCTGCTGCAGCAGGGGTTCGTCGACAAACAACGTCTGCTTGAGCAGGAGCGCAAGCTGGGGATGCTCAGGTCGGAGGTGGCTGATCACCGTTCCGCTATTAACAGGACGCGCCTGCAAATCAACGAAACGCAGTTGCAGATTCTGCAAGTCGACAAGGACTTCAATGCCGATGTTGCCAAGCAGCTGGCTGAGGTCCAGACCCGGATATACGACCTGCAAGAGAAAACCTCGGCCCTGGAAGACCGGCTCAACCATATCGTCATCCGCGCGCCCGACGCGGGCATGGTGATTGGCATGACAGTGCACACCATTGGTGGTGTCGTGCGCCCAGCGACGCCGTTGCTGGACATCGTTCCATCGGTTTCCGAGCTGGTCATAGAGGCCCAGGTGGCACCGGTGGATATTGATCGCATCGCCATCGGCAAACGCGCCGATATCCGTTTCGGTGCGTTCAAGAGTTCGACCACCCCGGTGATCGAAGGTGAGGTCAGCAGCGTGTCGGCTGACCGGCTGACCAACGAAAAGACCGGGGCTGCCTATTACCTGGCGCGGGTCCGGGTAACCGAGAAGGGCGCGCGCACCTTGGGTGAGCGCAAGTTGTTGCCAGGGATGCCGGCGGACGTGTTGATCATCACCGGGCAACGCACGCTATTGCAGTACTTGATGCAGCCGGCCCGCGATGTCATGTCTCAATCGATGATCGAGGAATGA
- a CDS encoding single-stranded DNA-binding protein, whose product MARGVNKVILVGTCGQDPEVRYLPNGNAVTNLSLATSEQWTDKQTGQKVERTEWHRVSMFGKVAEIAGEYLRKGSQVYIEGKLQTREWEKDGIKRYTTEIVVDMQGTMQLLGGRPQNQDGAPQGGGNNYNQAPRQQAPRPQQSAPQQRPAPQQAAPQPAPDFDSFDDDIPF is encoded by the coding sequence ATGGCCCGTGGGGTTAACAAAGTCATTCTGGTCGGTACCTGCGGCCAGGATCCCGAAGTCCGCTACCTGCCTAACGGTAACGCCGTCACCAACCTGAGCCTGGCGACCAGCGAGCAGTGGACCGACAAGCAGACCGGCCAGAAGGTCGAGCGCACCGAATGGCACCGTGTTTCGATGTTCGGCAAGGTTGCCGAAATCGCCGGTGAGTACCTGCGCAAAGGCTCGCAAGTCTACATCGAAGGCAAGCTGCAGACTCGCGAGTGGGAAAAGGACGGCATCAAGCGTTACACCACTGAAATCGTCGTCGACATGCAGGGCACCATGCAGTTGCTCGGCGGCCGTCCACAGAACCAGGACGGCGCCCCGCAAGGCGGCGGCAACAACTACAACCAGGCACCACGCCAGCAGGCTCCGCGCCCGCAGCAGTCCGCACCGCAGCAGCGTCCAGCACCTCAGCAGGCCGCACCACAGCCGGCTCCGGACTTCGACAGCTTCGATGACGACATTCCGTTCTGA
- a CDS encoding TolC family outer membrane protein: MTVGMSSVLLGGVCMLAVGAALGQPAAQASTGVSASTFSTDLMQLYREARLEDPQVLASFAQAQAGKEHQREAMGALLPQLSLNAGSNRIHQENDLIQQSYDSESYSLVLRQYLYNKAAWENYQKFKSLARQSESQALDAQAEAAVELARRYFTALAAEDELELVRAERRTTQKSLDRVNALYEKQLALVTDQLDLKARVDLLAAQEVDARNQARISREALAEIVGRPVKEKLNRIRDDAHLRVSAQSLENWVREGIALNPALKASESGVEAAGAALRSGKGGHYPTVSLNLSAQETNEGYNNSLAPRTDSYVAGVGVQVPLYSGGSTSARVRGLYQDQLAAEQELEAIRRRVVKEITSAYLTANSNGEKIDANRLALDSAKLSRVAAEKALTYGMVNAVDVLASVRNEFRARRDLLKTQYEFLSNVFTLNRWAGKPPAESVGSVNNWLSPGSPSQAAGVGSDY, translated from the coding sequence ATGACCGTGGGTATGTCGTCGGTTCTTCTGGGGGGAGTGTGCATGCTTGCAGTGGGGGCTGCCCTGGGGCAACCCGCTGCACAAGCGTCGACCGGGGTCAGTGCCTCTACGTTCTCCACCGATCTCATGCAGTTGTATCGCGAGGCGCGACTGGAGGACCCGCAGGTATTGGCCTCTTTTGCGCAAGCGCAGGCGGGCAAGGAACATCAGCGCGAGGCCATGGGGGCACTGTTGCCGCAATTATCACTCAATGCCGGATCGAACCGTATTCACCAGGAAAACGACCTGATACAGCAGAGTTACGATAGTGAAAGCTACAGCCTGGTACTGCGTCAGTATCTCTACAACAAGGCCGCGTGGGAGAACTATCAGAAATTCAAAAGCCTGGCCAGGCAGTCGGAGTCGCAAGCGCTGGATGCCCAAGCCGAGGCCGCTGTGGAGTTGGCGCGGCGTTACTTCACTGCGTTGGCGGCCGAGGATGAGCTGGAGTTGGTGAGGGCGGAACGCCGAACCACGCAAAAGAGCCTGGATCGAGTCAATGCGTTGTACGAAAAGCAGCTGGCGTTGGTGACGGATCAGCTCGACCTCAAGGCCCGGGTGGATTTACTTGCGGCGCAGGAAGTGGATGCCCGCAACCAGGCCAGAATCAGTCGTGAGGCGCTGGCGGAGATCGTCGGCCGGCCGGTCAAAGAGAAGCTCAACCGCATTCGCGATGACGCACACCTACGGGTTTCGGCGCAGAGTCTGGAAAACTGGGTCCGCGAGGGTATAGCGCTAAACCCGGCGCTCAAGGCCAGCGAGAGTGGAGTCGAAGCAGCGGGTGCAGCGTTGCGCAGTGGCAAGGGTGGGCACTATCCGACCGTGAGCCTGAACCTGAGCGCACAAGAAACCAACGAGGGCTACAACAACTCCCTGGCGCCGCGAACTGACAGCTATGTCGCTGGCGTCGGCGTTCAGGTGCCGCTGTACAGCGGCGGCTCGACCTCGGCGCGGGTCCGTGGGCTTTACCAGGATCAGTTGGCCGCCGAGCAGGAGCTGGAAGCGATTCGGCGCCGGGTGGTCAAGGAGATCACCAGCGCTTACCTGACTGCCAATTCGAACGGCGAGAAAATCGACGCAAATCGTCTGGCCCTGGACTCGGCAAAACTTTCCAGGGTGGCGGCAGAGAAAGCGTTGACCTATGGAATGGTCAATGCCGTCGATGTTCTGGCCAGTGTACGCAACGAATTCCGCGCCAGGCGTGACCTGCTCAAGACGCAATACGAGTTCCTCAGCAATGTGTTTACCCTCAACCGTTGGGCGGGAAAACCACCAGCCGAAAGTGTAGGCAGTGTGAACAACTGGTTGAGCCCCGGCAGCCCGTCCCAAGCAGCGGGCGTTGGATCCGATTATTAG